TGTTGCCCATTACATGCGAAGCCCGACTGGCCGGACGGGGAAATTCGTCGATGCCGCTGCTCTGAGAGCTTTGGAAGGCGAACCTAGTTCCGCGTCAGTTGGCAATTGGAACTGGTTGAAGAGGAGTCATGGCAAGACTCCCGATTCCGCGACACCGGCGCGAGGGGACCGAGGAAAGAACCAAGAACTGTCTCCAGAGGACCGTCCTATTGTTATAGGGATCTCGCTGCCATCTTCCGATATGGAAGGTCGGGAAATCAGCCCGCAAACGGCCTTGATCAATGACTTGGAGACTCCGTTCCCGCCTACCCAGTCTGACAATTCTCGTCATCAGACGGGAATAGCAACTGGTACACGCCCCCAAAAGTCTGTTTGGTCTCCAGATACGCCGGATACGTCGTGCTCATTTGAATCGAATGGAGCAGCATCAAGTGTGTACTCGCAACTTACCATGCCAAGACAACTACCCAAGGAACAAACTCCACCTCCTGTTCCAGAGCTCCCTCCTGGTTACAAGAAGACTGCAAAGGAAAAGGCTCTGAGTCTTGACCTGTCAAAAAACCAACCGGATGACGATGATAGTGGTACACCATGTACTCTTTTTGAAGAGGATGGTGCTTCAAGTCCGCAGAGACAGCCAAAACCCAGGGGACTTGGCATTAGTCCTGATAGTGCGGGCTCAAGATCCCACGGCTGGTGGGATCATGTCGTTACACCCTTTGTTGACAAGAGGATGTCCTTCTCCAGCCGAAAACTCAAAACTGAATCTCCAAAGTCCCCGAAGTCCCCGAAAATTTATAAGGAGCAGTCAGGAAATTCACCGTGGACAAGCCATGATATCAAGGAAAAGCCTCAAGCAGCACCATCCCCAAAGGTTGCTCCAGCACCAGTGAAAGCACCAATTGTTCGAGCGCCAACTCCACGTCGaacaccgccgccaaggtcTGATACCAGGACACCAGAGATGTCGCAACCCAAGTTGATCCAGCCTCCTATCTCGGCTCCTGGGCCAAGTACAAGACAGATGCCTCAGATTGTCATTACTCGTGACAGCACCAGCACATCAGATAATCCGCCACCCTACTCGccaccaaagaagaagcaggagGCCAAGTCGATTAGATATCGTGCCGTGTTCCCACCTGGACACCCGCTGCATTCACAGTTTCCTCCCTCCCCAAGGCCGGCTTCTCCAGGATTGGCCGCTACAATGACTTCTCAGAGAGGACGTCAACTGGAAACTGTTGACCGCACTCCCGCTCTGATTCGGACACAAACGCCGCCGTTGATTAGTGAACCACTTCCTGTACGAGCTATGGGCACATTTGTGCCCCAGGAGCATGCATACTCTGCCGCAGGAAACAGACACAAGATTGAGCGCCAGAGGCGTCGACATGAAAAAGAAGATATTATTGCTCGCCGTGCTGGTGGCTTCTGGAGAGGACGTGGCTGCATGCCCACGGGAGGATGTTTCGGACGTACAGGTCGTGAGGGCCGCAAGAGAAGACGGGTCTGGATGGCAATCTGGGGAGGCATTATTTCTCTGATCATTCTTATAATTGTGTTGGCGGTGTTACTCACACGACGCCACAGCCCTGAGGAAATACCTTCTATTTGGGTCAACTTGACAGACTTTCCGCCTATGCCGACAGGAGTCTTGACGGTTGTAGGACCAGATAACATCGCGGCCAAATCTGTTTGCACGGCGCCGTCCACACTTTGGAGCTGCTCGCTGCCCAAGGATCAGCAAGCATCGGTTGCCCCATACAAGCCAAACCAACCGACTCTGATTATGCAAATTCAGTGGGACAACGGGACTCGTCGGTCATGGAACGTTCCCAACGGAGATCCGCCAACAGCTATATCAACTGTAACCCGAAGGGCATTCGGGGCAGCAACATATGCGTTAAGCGTTCTCAAGCGAGCCCCAGTACCAACTGAGTTTACACCCAATCCCGCACCACCCAA
The genomic region above belongs to Pochonia chlamydosporia 170 chromosome 2, whole genome shotgun sequence and contains:
- a CDS encoding glycoprotease family protein (similar to Colletotrichum gloeosporioides Nara gc5 XP_007287277.1), with translation MIPPSNYHSGYLAPTNTKDVDDWEEWEDDDVVTPIDAGEQVQICQPPNIPTSTQNRNTKSATLRASRISTAKVRRIKSRQRQKAQNAKAGIRLITDMSVFRRNNHVAHYMRSPTGRTGKFVDAAALRALEGEPSSASVGNWNWLKRSHGKTPDSATPARGDRGKNQELSPEDRPIVIGISLPSSDMEGREISPQTALINDLETPFPPTQSDNSRHQTGIATGTRPQKSVWSPDTPDTSCSFESNGAASSVYSQLTMPRQLPKEQTPPPVPELPPGYKKTAKEKALSLDLSKNQPDDDDSGTPCTLFEEDGASSPQRQPKPRGLGISPDSAGSRSHGWWDHVVTPFVDKRMSFSSRKLKTESPKSPKSPKIYKEQSGNSPWTSHDIKEKPQAAPSPKVAPAPVKAPIVRAPTPRRTPPPRSDTRTPEMSQPKLIQPPISAPGPSTRQMPQIVITRDSTSTSDNPPPYSPPKKKQEAKSIRYRAVFPPGHPLHSQFPPSPRPASPGLAATMTSQRGRQLETVDRTPALIRTQTPPLISEPLPVRAMGTFVPQEHAYSAAGNRHKIERQRRRHEKEDIIARRAGGFWRGRGCMPTGGCFGRTGREGRKRRRVWMAIWGGIISLIILIIVLAVLLTRRHSPEEIPSIWVNLTDFPPMPTGVLTVVGPDNIAAKSVCTAPSTLWSCSLPKDQQASVAPYKPNQPTLIMQIQWDNGTRRSWNVPNGDPPTAISTVTRRAFGAATYALSVLKRAPVPTEFTPNPAPPKFKEVWFLGETTDNVKSDQKGGEPAPFYISLLKSTNDTVATPSLTRRGISPNIGNTTFKDLIPPPDVEKDGTSAPAVMMPNPVQQPIRLFDRGLPTEHYGFYTYFKRTIFLKSVNIQNKTDSNIPLDEDGGCRKTEASHLVTWGETRLHVQIWTRALSSNTSSLLKPDGSKGIGGTGELVRPGTMPYPVTVTQDTHGGDPDKKLVWDRPIDDRLQVATTEAQAFVNDMGVGGTWINKRATGEAKFGGFDGGSGGCKCEWVNWV